The window CAGCGTTCAGCCCGCTGCAACGGACGCCATTCGATCGGTTTTTCAGCGGTTGGAACCTTGATCATTCACCGATGTACAAGATGCTCGATACCTGGTCGCAGTTCTTCTCGCCCTATGACGTGATCGACTTTGGCTCTCACCCGCTCAAAGAGATCGTTGAGAGCACATTCTCCTTTGACGCCATCAATAAATCCAAGAAGATCAAAGTTTTTCAGTCTGCAACAAATGTGAAGACCGGCCGGCTGACCATTTTCCGGCAACCCTCGCTATCGGTCGAGACAACGCTCGCTTCCGCCTGTCTGCCCACCCTCTACCGAGCTGTCGAGATCGCCGATCAGGCCTACTGGGATGGCGGATACATGGGTAATCCGCCGATCATACCGCTTATTCGAGAGACCGACACCCGCGATACGGTGATCGTCCAGATCAACCCGTTTCGCCGCGAGGAGATCCCCAAATCAAGCAGCGAAATCAACAACCGGCTGAACGAGATAACCTTTAACTCGAGCCTTGTGAGAGAAATCGAGGGTCTCGGCTTTCTAAAGGCCCTGGTTACGGATCAGGATTTACCCCTCGACGAATTCCGAAACGGCCGGTTGCACCGGATTGCTGCGGATGAGCAGATGCGGGAGTTGAGCGCATCAAGCAAAATGAACGCCTCACCAGACTTTGTGAAATACCTCTTCGATCTTGGACGGCATACCTGCGAGCAGTGGCTAGAAGAGAACGGTGACCGTGTTGGTCGCGAGACGACCTGGTTACCAAAGGCAGAGGACTGATGGCCGCGTCGCGCGTTCTGCTTGCGGTATCCGTCGTCACGATATTGGGTATCGGCGTTTGGGGCGTACTGAGCCCGCAAACGATGGTGTCTTTCGCCTCAGCACTGGTGAGCCGGTACTTTGAGAGCAGAGGCTGGTTTTTGATGCTGTCAGTCTCGGGGATGCTGGCGTTGTGCCTGGTCGTAGCGATCTCTCCCTATGGGAATATCCGACTGGGCGCCGATGATGATCGACCCGAATTCTCCACGCCCGCGTGGATCGCGATGCTGTTTTCTGCGGGTATGGGCGTTGGCCTGCTCTTTTGGGCTGTCGCGGAGCCCATTACCCACTTTAGCTTTGCCAGCACGGTTTTGCCCGAACCCCTCGCTGCCGAACAGGCGCTGCTGTCCACCAACTTCCACTGGGGTATTCACGCTTGGGCTATTTATGGCGCTACGGCGCTCACGATCGCGTATTTCACCTTTCGTCGCGGCACGCCGATGCTGGTAAGCAGTCCCGTTGTATCGCTATTTCCCAAAGAGCGGTGGGCAAGGTGGGTGGGCAACCTCGCCGACTTCATGGCCATTGTCGCCATAGCAATTGGCGTTGGTGGTTCGATTGCGATGGGCGTTTTTCAGGTTGCCGACGGTATTGATGTTCTTCTCAGTTTCGGTGGCACCGCCACATGGCTGATCTGGCTCATCTTCGCGCTTATGGTGGCGTCCTACACGCCAGCACTCTTGGTCGATCTTGGCGATGGGATGTCGAAACTGTCCAACATAGCGATGGGCATCGCGATCCTATTGGTCTGCTTTGTCGTTATTTTCGGTCCGACCCAATATCTGCTCAATTCAATTTTATCGAGCTTCGGCGACTACCTGTTTTCCGCTCTCCCGCGTGGGTTCCAGACACTCAGTTTCTATGGCGATGAGATCGAACGGTGGTTCCAGGACTGGACGCTCACCTACATGGTTTGGTGGATCGCTTGGGGGCCGTTCGTAGGCGTTTTCATTGCACGCATTTCGAAGGGCCGGACCATCCGCGAGTTTGTTATTGGGGTTCTTTTGGCCCCGACGATCTTTTCGGTTGTCTGGTTTGGCGCATTTGGAGGTATTGGACTGTTCGATGCGTTGCAAGGCAACGGTGGGCTCATAGCCGCCGCCAAAGAGAATTTCGGGCGCGTTACCTTCGACCTCCTTGAACGTTTGCCCGCGCCTTTGTTGACCACCATTGCGACGGTCATCGCCGCCTTTCTCTTCATCGTCACAAGTGTTGTGAGTGCGGCCTTTGTCCTTGCCACTTTTTCGGTTGGGGGCGACCCGGACCCAAGCCCGAAAGTACGCCTGATTTGGGGCCTTCTTCTGGGTTTGGTGGGCGCCGCGATGGTGCTTTCGGGCTCGATTGACGCGGTCAAGAAACTTATCGCGCTTGGCGCTCTCCCCTTCGTTTTCGTCAGCGTTCTGTTGTGTGTTTGTCTAGTCCGCGCGTTGCGGGAAGAGACCCCCAAGCCCGCGCAAGAGCGTTCCACGGAGAATGCCCATGCTGGTCGGTAGCCTGATTGATACGGCCGCAAACCTTATCACGTTCGCGTTTATCGGCTGGATGCTCTGGCTCCTGTTTCGCCGTGCTGGGTAGGATACAGGAAACATCAGCCGGAACGGGCCGACCCTTTTGTGGATGCTACCTGCGAGAGCCAGCACGCCACACCATCCATTTGCGGGAAGGCCCCTACGATCAGACCGAGCGGGTCATTCCCCCATCAATCCGAAAATTCTGCCCGGTTATGTAAGCTGCCTCGTCAGACGCCAAATAAGCAATGAGTGCGGCGACCTCTTCCATCTTGCCATATCGACCAAGCGGAACGCGGGCCCTGCGCTCATCCTTCTGCGGCAGACTGTCGATAAACCCTGGCAGCACGTTGTTCATGCGCACATTGTCGGCCGCATAGCGATCCGAGAACATCTTGGCGAAGCTCGAAAGCCCCGCCCGAAACACCCCTGAGGTCACAAACGTCAAATCGGGCTGGACGGCCGCGAAGCTCGAGATGTTGATGATTGTCCCGCCGCCTTGCTCAACCATGATGGGCGTGACGAGCCGTGTCGAGCGGATCACGTTCATCAGGTAGTAGTCCATGGCCGTGTGCCAATCATCGTCGCTGATCTCGAGGATTTCGCCCTTTGGCGCGTGACCGGCTGAGTTGATCACTACATCAATCCGCCCCCAGCGATCCATCACCGCCTCAATGAGCTTTTTCAGATCAGCCGTTTCGAGGTTCGATCCGGTCACACCGACCCCACCGAGTTCCTGGGCGAGGGCTTCTGCATTTCCAGATACGGACAGAAGCCCGATGCCATAGCCTTTTTCGGCAAGGTGCCGCGCTGCCGAAGCCCCCATTCCCCGCCCACCGGCCATTACGACCGCTACCTTTTGCGTCACCGCCCCAACCTCATCGTTGTACTTCGTTGATCAACCATGCCTAAGGCATGCGTGCCTCGCAATGCTGGTGAAGGCAATTGACAGCGCTGTGCAAGCCCTGAAGGTTGCAGGCTGGAAAAAGAGGCTAAGACAATGGATATGGGCATCGCCGGCAGGAAGGCGCTCCTGACCGGTGCCAGCAAAGGTATGGGACGGGCCTGCGCGTTCGCCTTGGCGGCGGAAGGAGCAGACCTGACGCTGGTTGCGCGCACCCCAGCACCCTTGGAACAGACGGCTAACGACATTCGTTCGAGCACAGGGGCGACCGTTTTGACGGTGGCGGCGGACATCACCACCGAAGAGGGCCGGGCAGCCGCGCTTAAAGCCTGTCCGCAACCGGACATTCTCCTGAACAATGCCGGAGGGATGAAACCGGGCGACTTCCGCGAGCACGACCGGGACCAGTGGATCGAAGCGCTGGACCTGATGATGCTGGCACCGATCGAAATGATCCGGGCAACGTTTGATGGCATGGTCGAACGAGGCTTCGGGCGCATCGTCAACATCACGTCGCGCGGCGTGAAAATTCCCCATGCCGAGCTTTCGCTATCCAACGGCGCACGCACCGGTCTGGTTGGTTTTTGCGCCGGGATCGCCCGCCTTGGTGTGGCGCGAAACGTCACCGTGAACAGCATTCTGCCGGGAATCGTCGACAGCGACGGCCAGCGTCAGCACGTTGAAAAACTGGTTGAAACGACCGGGCGTAGCTTCGGCGATATCTGGGGCGCGAGGGCCGAGAAAAGCCCGGCAAAGCGCTTCGGGCGACCGGAGGAGATCGGAGCGTTGTTTGCGTTTCTTGCGTCGGCGCATGCGGGTCTTATGACCGGTCAGTCCATTCTCATGGATGGTGGCGACTATCCGGGGACGCTTTGAAAATCATGCCGTTTCCCAAGTGTGATCTGCTCTCGATGACGAGAATGAACCGGTGACGACGCTGGTCTTGGGAGGTGGTGTGATCGGGCTGGCCACAGCCTACGCGTTGCACAAAGACGGTCGCGACGTTCACGTTGTGGAACGGCTGGATGGTCCCGGACGGGCCACAAGCTTCGGCAACGCTGGCGGGCTTTGCCCAGGATTCGCGGGCCCATGGGCTGCCCCGGGCATGATCACCAAAGCATTCAAATGGATGTTTGCATCGTCTGCGCCGCTCAAGATCCGACCGAAGCTCGATCCGGCGCAATGGGCATGGCTGGTCGCATTTGCGCGCGAGTGCGACAAACGGCGAAGCGCTGAGAACAAAAAGGCGATGCAGGCCATCGCGCATTACAGCCAGGAGCGGCTCGCGGCAATCATCGAGGAGACCGGCGTTGCGTTCGACCACGGCAAGGGCGGCGTGCTGCAAACGTTTCGGTCTGACCAGTCACTTGAGGCTGGCCACCGCTCCGCACGGGTGCTCGAAGAGCTCGGCATCCATCACCGTATCGTCGCGGCGCACGAACTGGCACAAATCGAACCTGCGCTCGCGGGATCGTCAGCAAATTTCGCCGGCGGGCTTCATTTGCCCGACGACCAAACGGGCGATTGCGCAGCCTTTTGCGAGGCCCTTAGCGCTTGGCTCTCCGATCGAGGTGTTCTTTTCTCCTACGGAAAGGATGCCATCGCGATCCGCTGCGATGGCGGTACGTTCAAGGCGCTCCAGACGTCAGATGGCGAGATTGAAGGCGAACAGCTGGTGATCGCCGCTGGGCCCTTTGCCAATCGTCTGCTTGCACCATTGCAGCGGTCGCAACCTCTCTATCCCGTGAAGGGTTATTCTTTGACCTACACCCTTTCAGACGACGTCATCGGTCCGCGCTCATCGGTCATGGACGAAGATTCAAAGCTCATGTTCACGCGACTGGGCAATCGGCTCCGGGTTGGCGGAGTCGCCGAGCTGACCGGCTTCGACACAAAACTGGCCGAGGGTCAGGTCGCTGCTATACGAGGCCATGCCGAGACGCTGTTTCCCACAATCAAGTGCGCTTCGGAGCCCGAGCCTTGGGCGGGACTGCGCCCTATGACACCTGACGGACGGGCACGGACCGGGGCCGTTCGAGGTTTTGAAGGGCTTTGGGTCAATCTCGGTCATGGTTCAAACGGTTGGACCCAGGCTGCCGGCGCTGGGCAATTGCTTGCCGATCTCATGTCAGGACGCCCATCTGCGATTGATGCGGCGCCCTATCGTCCGAATTGATGGGGCCCAGTTGACTTAAGGGGAGCACAGGCGGCATCGTTACGGGAATGTCCGGATCAGTGACCAAAAAGGAAGTACATATGCGCACCCAGTTCATTCGATGGTGTCTTGGCGCCCTGTTGGCGTTCACGCCATTGACGGCTTTGGCCGACGAAATCACGATCGTCATTGGCAGCGAGCCGACAACGTTGGACCCCCACGCAGCGGATGACGGCGGGGAAAAGGCGGTCAATGATAATATCTTCGATACGCTGATGGTGCGTGACAACGAGGGCAACCTCGACCTCGGAATCGCCTCCGAATTTCCCACGCAAGTCGATCCCACGACCTGGGAGTTCAAGATTCAGCCCGGGATTACATTCACCAATGGCGAGCCGCTGAACGCCGAAGCGGTCGCTTTCTCGATCGAGCGCATGATCGATCCGGAACTGAACTCCGAACAGCTTTCTTATTTCTCAACCTTCGCTGGAGCGGAAGCGATTGATGAGTTGACCGTTCACGTCAAAACCTCAGGGCCAGACCCGATACTGCCGGCGCGGATGTACTACTTCATGATTGTGCCGCCCGAGGCGAGCCAATCTGACGACTTCGCGGCTGCACCGATCGGGAGCGGCCCCTTCAAATTTGTCAGCTGGGACCGCGGCAATCAGATCGTTCTTGAGGCCAACCCGGAATATCGGGGCGAAGCGCCCGACGTGACCCAGGTGACCTATCGGTTTATCGAGGAACCAGGCACCCGTTTGTCGACCTTGGTCGCCGGTGAAGTCGATCTTGTGACCAATCTGCTGCCCGAGTTCATGGGGCAGGTTCCGCAAGCCGCATCGATGCGCAGCCTCGAGCACCCGATGGTGCTTTTGAATGCGGACGGCGGCATCACCGCTGACGCACGCGTCCGCCAGGCGCTCAACCTTGCCGTTGATAAAGAGGCACTCGCGTCGGCGCTCTTTGAAGGACAAGCGCAAGTCGAACAGGGACAGCTGCTTGGGCCGACCTATTTCGGCTACAATGAAGGTGTCACCGCCTATCCCTACGATCCCGAGCGCGCGATGGAGCTTCTGGAAGAAGCGGGCGCAGCCGGTGGCGACATCACGCTGGTCAGCACTTCGGGGCGCTGGTTGAAGGACCGTGAACTGACTGAGGTTATCGGTGGGTTCTGGTCCGCCGTTGGGCTCAACGTTGATGTTCAGATCTACGAGTTTGACGAATACCTTCAGCGCCTGTTCCGTTCCGAAGACGGGCAACGGTCGGACGCGATTTTCGTGGTCTCAGGCAATGAGCTTCTGGACGCCGATCGATCCTTCTCCGCCTATCTGGCACCTTCCGGTTTTGGCGCTTCTAACAGCGTCGAAGAGCTGGAGGAACTGATCACGACGGCGCGCACGGAGATTGACCTCGACGCGCGGCAGGCCCTGTATGAGCAAGTGGTCGAGTACGCTCACGAAGAGGCACTTTTGACCTTCCTGCTGAACATCAACAACATCTGGGGCATGAGCGAACGCCTCAGCTGGGAGCCTCGCGTTGATGGAAAAATGTTCGTCAGCACTATGACCGTCGAGTAGGGCGGCACGATCCGGCACGAAGACGATGAGCTGGTTTGTCGTTAACCGGTTATGGCAAGGGGCGATTGTTGTCGTTTCCGTTGTCATCGTCGTCTTCGTGCTCACCCGCCTGATCGGCGATCCGGTCAGGGTGATGTTGCCACTCGAAGCAACCCCCGAACAACGCGCGGTATTCGAACAGCAGTTGGGCTTGGACCGCCCGATCCTTGAGCAGTTCGTCACCTATGTGCGCGATGTCGCAGTTCTGGATTTCGGCGAGTCGCTTTGGCAGCGCCGGCCAGTTCTGGAGATCATCGTCGAGCGCGCACCTGCAACCATTTTGTTGACGTTCTCCGCCATCGCGCTGGCGGTGGCCCTCGCGATACCGCTTGGGGTTGTTGCGGCTCTGCGACCGGAAGGTCTTGTCGACCGTGTTGTCGTTATCGTCAGCCTGTTGGGTCTTTCGATCCCTCAATTCTGGCTTGGGCTCCTTCTGATCGTTCTGTTCTCGCTCACCCTTGGATGGCTTCCGACGTCCGGTTCAGGGGGCGTGGAACATCTCGTTCTCCCCGCACTCACACTCGCCTTGCCCGCCATGACGCGGCTTGTCATGGTCGTTCGCTCGACGATGATCGATGAATTAAACGCCCAGTACGTGAAGGTTCTGCGGGCGAAGGGGTTGCGGCCGTGGCGCGTGGTCGGCGTGCACGCGCTGCGCAATTCAGCGGTGCCCATCCTGACCATCGCCGGCTGGGAACTCATTCGGACCCTGTCGGGTTACACGGTCGTCGTGGAAACCGTCTTTGCCTGGCCAGGACTTGGCCTCACAGCCATTCAGGCGATAGAACGCCAAGACCTCATTCTCCTGCAGGCGATTGTGTTCGTGACGGCCCTATCGGTGGTTGTGCTCAACTTGCTTCTCGATGTCCTTTTCAAGGCGATCGATCCGCGCATCGAAATGAGCGCCAAATGAGCGTTTTGGAAACCGATACCCAGGCACCCGATACCGATATCCAGCCAAGTCGGGGGTATCTTTCTGACATTTTGGGCGACACGCCCGGCCTGATCGGAGTTATCTGCCTCGGGCTTTTACTGTTCATCGCCGTTTTTGCGCCTTTTATCGCGCCGCATGATCCAGCGGCCCAGAACATTATCGCACGCTTGAAGCCGCCCGCCTGGATGGATGGCGGCAGCTGGGCGCACATCCTTGGGACGGACCATCTGGGCCGCGATGTTCTGTCCCGGCTGCTGCATGGTTCGCGCGTTTCGCTTTTTGTCGGCTTCGCAACGGTGCTTGTCGCGGGAACGTTCGGCGTTCTGGTCGGCCTTACAGCCGGCTATGCGGGCGGTCGCACCGATCAGTGGCTGACAGGCTTCATCGACACCAATGTCGCGTTCCCAGGCCTGCTACTCGCGCTGCTCATTCTGGCTGTTATCGGGCCGAGCATGACAACGGTTATCGTCGTTCTCGCCCTCAACGGCTGGATGGTTTACGCCCGCATGGCGCGCAGCGTTGTTCTCAGCCTTCGGCAAACCGCCTTCGTCGAAGCAGCAGAACTGCTCGGATGCCGAACCGGGCGCATCCTCATCCGACATCTGCTTCCCAATCTCGCAGCACCGCTGCTTACGCTTGGGACCCTGGAGTTCGCGCGGATCGTGCTGGCCGAAGCTGCGTTGTCGTTCCTCGGCCTTGGCGTCCAGCCGCCCGCCACCTCTTGGGGGTTGGACGTCGCCCAGGGCAAGGATTACATGTTCCGCGCATGGTGGCTCGTCACTTTCCCTGGGCTTGCAATCGCCTTCACGGTGCTTGCGATCAACTTGATCGCGTCGTGGCTACGGGTCACGACTGATCCGGTTGAGCGCGAGAAGCGATTTGCCCGTCGTTTCGAAAAAACTGAATGACCGAACCGATCCTGACCGTTGAAGGCCTGAACGTTGAGTTTGTGACGCGGCGCGGACTGGCTCACGCTGTGCGGGACGTTTCTTTCGATCTGACGCCCGGCCAGGCCATGGGGCTGGTTGGCGAATCCGGCTGCGGAAAATCTGTTACCTCGCTTGCCATCATGGGGCTCTTGCAGCTTCCGGGTCGGATCGTTGGCGGCGATGTGCGTTGGAAAGGCAAGAGCCTGATAGGGCCGGAGGCCGAAGCCTTCCGCCGCGAGGTTTGCGGCCGTGACATCGCCATGGTCTTCCAGGATCCGATGACCAGCCTTGACCCGCTCTTCTCGGTGGGCAGCCAGATCAGCGAAGTACTGACCCACCATCGCGGCTATTCATCAGGAGCAGCGCGCAAGAGATCCGTTGAGCTTCTCGACCTCGTCCAGATACGAGAGCCCGACAAACGCGTTGATCAGTTCCCGCATGAGTTTTCCGGCGGCATGCGTCAGCGGGTCCTGATCGCGATGGCGCTGGCCAGCGAGCCAGACCTTCTCATCGCCGATGAGCCGACCACCGCGCTCGATGTCACCGTGCAAGCCGGCATCCTCAAGCTCCTCGCCGAACTTCAAGAGCGTCTGTCGCTCGCCTTGCTGCTCATTACCCATGATCTCGGAGTGGTGGCGCAACTCTGTCAGGACCTGGCGGTGATGTACGCCGGTGAAATCGTTGAAGAAGGCCCAGCAGAGCAGTTGCTGCACCAGCCTTCCCACCCCTATACCGCCGGTCTGGTAGCGGCGACGCCAACCCTTCGTGACACGCGCCGGCGGCTCAAGACAATCAAAGGTGAACCGACAGATCTGAAGCTGCCGGAAAGCACCCGTCGCATCCAGCCAAGCCCGGTGAATGGCACGCAGCCCCACACGGCTATGCCGTCGGAAGAGAAGCACGCGGCGCCTTTGCTCGAAGTTCGCGATCTTTCCGTTCACTATCCGATCGGACGTTTGGGCCTGTTTGGCCAGCGCGGTGTCTTAAAGGCCGTAGACCAGGTGAGCTTTGATATCTGGCCTGGTGAAACGCTCGGCCTTGTAGGCGAAAGCGGCTCGGGGAAGACGACGACAGGCCGGGCTGTGTTGCGAGCTGTTGATCCGACATCCGGTTCAATCAAATTCGATGGTCAGGAGATCACAAGCCTCAAACATGGCGAGTTGCGTCGCCTCCGGCGCGACATGCAGATCATTTTCCAGGACCCGTATTCGAGCCTCAATCCGCGCATGACCGTTCAAGACATCGTGGCTGAGCCATTGATCGTCCATGGGATCGAAACCAATCCAGCAAGGCTCCGGGATCGCGTCGCACACCTCCTAGAGTTGGTCGAAATGCCAGCCGACGCCGCGACGCGCCACCCGCATGCATTTTCAGGTGGCCAGCGACAGCGCGTAGGTATAGCGCGTGCCCTGACGCTGGAGCCGCGCTTCATCGTTGCTGATGAGCCGGTTTCGGCGCTCGACGTCTCGATCCGGGCGCAAGTGGTGAACTTGATGCAAGACCTGCAGGAACAGCTTGGCCTGACCTATCTTTTCGTCGCCCATGATCTGGCTGTTGTTCGGCATATCGCCGATCGGGTGGCGATTATGCAAGCTGGCAAGATCATCGAAATGGGACCGGTAGATGAGGTCTACGGCAACCCACGGCAAGACTATACGCGAGCGCTGCTAGACGCTGTTCCAGAGATCGGGAGCCCGAAGAAAGCGGGCGCCGCGTCCGCGCCCGAAGCGACCGCCCTCAGCGGCGAACGCGCCTAGGCGGCATGGAGTTCCTTGGCAATAGTGGTGTCCTATCCCTTGCCTTCGCCACTGGCTTCGTGGCTGTTCTATGCGCCTCGGCCGTCCAGTCGATCGCTGGGATCGGTTTTGGACTTATCGCTGCGCCGGTTCTTTTGCTGATTGATCCAAAATTCGTTCCCGGCACGGTCATATTCCTCGGCCTCCTGGTCAGTTTCATGTCAGCGATGCGTGACCTGCCACACATCAACAAGGCCTTCGTTGCGGCTGGTCTTGCCGGCCGTATTCCTGCGGCGATCCTTGCCGCTTCACTCGTCGCGATCCTCTCACCAACAGCGTTTCAAATCATCTTTTCGGTCTTGATCCTGGGCGCTGTAGCCCTGTCACTGTTTGGCCCTGCGATCCGGCCTTCGGTACCCGGCGTTGCGACTGCAGGTGTCGCTTCCGGATTTATGGGCACGCTGACCAGCGTCGGGGCGCCACCATTTGCAATTGCGATGCAAAACATGCCCGCCCAGCAACTTCGCGCAACGATGAACGCCGTGCTGCTCTTGGGAGCGTGCGCCTCCATCGCTTCGCTTGCCGCGTTCGGAAGCTTTGGTTGGGCTGAGGTCGTCCGCGGCTTCGCACTTATCCCCGCAGTGCTTTTGGGATTTTTCGCCGCCCGTTTTGTGATCGCTGACCCCAGGACTGCGCCACGATTGCGCTATGCGGTTTTATCCCTTTGCGTTGCGGCAAGTCTCGCTCTGCTGGCCCGCGCCCTTCTGAGTTGACGGCATGCTGCCAATACCTCACCTTGACCAGAACCAGCCTCATCTATCCCTTTTGGAGTATCACCATGACGCGATTCCGGACTTCAGCTCTTCGCACTTTGGCGGTCAGTTCACTGGTGGCTTTGCTGACGGCATCTGGCGCGGCAGCGCAGGATATGACGCTCAGACTGCACACGCTCGTGCAAGATCCGCACCCCTACAATGACATGGCCGCCTTCGTGGCTGAACAGGTGAGCGAGAGGACAGGTGGGGCGATTGCCGTTCAGGTCTTCGACGCCGGCCAGCTCGGCCAAGATGACGCGGTGATCGGCGAAATGGGGCTTGGGACGATTGATCTCATGATCAGTTCGACCAATAACGCCGTCAGCGCGGTTCCAGAGTATCAGATCTTCTCGGTGCCCTACCTGTTTACCGGTTTCGACGACCTCATGAACCGTGTCGGCCCGGGAACCGCTGCCGAGACCTATTATCGCGATGTCTACGATGCGAACGGCCTCAACATGCAGATGTTGGCGCTGGGCGGCTCCGGTTCACGCAACATGTCCAACTCAATTGGCCCTGTGGATAGCCTCGCCGATATCCAGGGCATCAAGATGCGCACCCCTCCATCTCCTATGATTTCCCGCACGTGGGAAACGTTGGGCACACTTCCGGTGAGCGTGGCTTGGGGTGAGCTCTATGCCGCGATCCAGACCGGCGTTGCCGATGGCCTCGAAAGTTCGATCCCGGGTTACGCCGGGGCGCAGCTGTTTGAAGTCGCGCCCTATCTGGCGCTGACTGCTCACACCATCCAGGTCAACCATATCTCGATGAGCGATCGGGCGTGGGGCCGCCTCAGCGAAGAACAACAGCAGATCATGCTCGACGTCGCAGCCGAAGCATCCGCCTATGGGGTTGAACGTGCTGAGTTCTACGAAGCGTCTCTTGTTGACCGCCTTCAGGCCGAAAACGACGTTACGGTGACACGTCCTGACACGTCCGAGTTCAAGGCTGCTCTGTCCGATCTGCAATCGGAACTGGCAGAAGAGCTGAACCTCGAAGCCGCGCTTGCCGCGCTGTTTGCCGAGTAGCCCGCGTTCATGCCCCGGTTCGAGCGCTTGAGCCGGGGCAACCGCTCTAAATCGCCCCGCATTCGGTGCGGACACCCTGCATGTTGACCCGCCTGAACGATCTGGTGGAGCGCGCAGCTCTATGGTTGCTGGCGCTGCTCTTCGCGGGGCTGATCGCGGTCGTTGGCTTGCAGGTGCTCGCGCGCAACGTGCTCCAGGTGCCGATGATCTGGACGCTGGATATGGCCCAACTGCTGTTCTCCTGGTGTATTTTTGTCGGCGCCGCGGTCGCGTTCCGCCAGAAGCGGCATTATGAAGTGAACATCTGGCCGGAAACCGGGGCGATCACGCTCATTCCTCGTATCGCGGCGACCGTTGCTTGCGTGATCGTGATCTACGTCTTGGCTCGGCACGGCTTCGAAATGGCACAGATCACGTTGCCGCGCTTCAACCAGTCTTTGCAGATTTCCGAGGTCTGGTTCATCGCACCCATCCCGCTTGGCGGCGCTCTCATGGCCCTGTTCCTCGTTGAACAGATCGCGGAGGGTTTGACCGGAAGCGCG is drawn from Pseudomonadota bacterium and contains these coding sequences:
- a CDS encoding ABC transporter substrate-binding protein; amino-acid sequence: MRTQFIRWCLGALLAFTPLTALADEITIVIGSEPTTLDPHAADDGGEKAVNDNIFDTLMVRDNEGNLDLGIASEFPTQVDPTTWEFKIQPGITFTNGEPLNAEAVAFSIERMIDPELNSEQLSYFSTFAGAEAIDELTVHVKTSGPDPILPARMYYFMIVPPEASQSDDFAAAPIGSGPFKFVSWDRGNQIVLEANPEYRGEAPDVTQVTYRFIEEPGTRLSTLVAGEVDLVTNLLPEFMGQVPQAASMRSLEHPMVLLNADGGITADARVRQALNLAVDKEALASALFEGQAQVEQGQLLGPTYFGYNEGVTAYPYDPERAMELLEEAGAAGGDITLVSTSGRWLKDRELTEVIGGFWSAVGLNVDVQIYEFDEYLQRLFRSEDGQRSDAIFVVSGNELLDADRSFSAYLAPSGFGASNSVEELEELITTARTEIDLDARQALYEQVVEYAHEEALLTFLLNINNIWGMSERLSWEPRVDGKMFVSTMTVE
- a CDS encoding SDR family oxidoreductase, whose translation is MDMGIAGRKALLTGASKGMGRACAFALAAEGADLTLVARTPAPLEQTANDIRSSTGATVLTVAADITTEEGRAAALKACPQPDILLNNAGGMKPGDFREHDRDQWIEALDLMMLAPIEMIRATFDGMVERGFGRIVNITSRGVKIPHAELSLSNGARTGLVGFCAGIARLGVARNVTVNSILPGIVDSDGQRQHVEKLVETTGRSFGDIWGARAEKSPAKRFGRPEEIGALFAFLASAHAGLMTGQSILMDGGDYPGTL
- a CDS encoding patatin-like phospholipase family protein encodes the protein MVKSIDVALQGGGSHGAFTWGVLDRLLDEPGFKITGVSGTSAGAMNAVALAQGLVEEGPAKAKTLLCTYWEKVTASAAFSPLQRTPFDRFFSGWNLDHSPMYKMLDTWSQFFSPYDVIDFGSHPLKEIVESTFSFDAINKSKKIKVFQSATNVKTGRLTIFRQPSLSVETTLASACLPTLYRAVEIADQAYWDGGYMGNPPIIPLIRETDTRDTVIVQINPFRREEIPKSSSEINNRLNEITFNSSLVREIEGLGFLKALVTDQDLPLDEFRNGRLHRIAADEQMRELSASSKMNASPDFVKYLFDLGRHTCEQWLEENGDRVGRETTWLPKAED
- a CDS encoding SDR family oxidoreductase, which translates into the protein MTQKVAVVMAGGRGMGASAARHLAEKGYGIGLLSVSGNAEALAQELGGVGVTGSNLETADLKKLIEAVMDRWGRIDVVINSAGHAPKGEILEISDDDWHTAMDYYLMNVIRSTRLVTPIMVEQGGGTIINISSFAAVQPDLTFVTSGVFRAGLSSFAKMFSDRYAADNVRMNNVLPGFIDSLPQKDERRARVPLGRYGKMEEVAALIAYLASDEAAYITGQNFRIDGGMTRSV
- a CDS encoding ABC transporter permease — its product is MSWFVVNRLWQGAIVVVSVVIVVFVLTRLIGDPVRVMLPLEATPEQRAVFEQQLGLDRPILEQFVTYVRDVAVLDFGESLWQRRPVLEIIVERAPATILLTFSAIALAVALAIPLGVVAALRPEGLVDRVVVIVSLLGLSIPQFWLGLLLIVLFSLTLGWLPTSGSGGVEHLVLPALTLALPAMTRLVMVVRSTMIDELNAQYVKVLRAKGLRPWRVVGVHALRNSAVPILTIAGWELIRTLSGYTVVVETVFAWPGLGLTAIQAIERQDLILLQAIVFVTALSVVVLNLLLDVLFKAIDPRIEMSAK
- a CDS encoding D-amino acid dehydrogenase codes for the protein MTTLVLGGGVIGLATAYALHKDGRDVHVVERLDGPGRATSFGNAGGLCPGFAGPWAAPGMITKAFKWMFASSAPLKIRPKLDPAQWAWLVAFARECDKRRSAENKKAMQAIAHYSQERLAAIIEETGVAFDHGKGGVLQTFRSDQSLEAGHRSARVLEELGIHHRIVAAHELAQIEPALAGSSANFAGGLHLPDDQTGDCAAFCEALSAWLSDRGVLFSYGKDAIAIRCDGGTFKALQTSDGEIEGEQLVIAAGPFANRLLAPLQRSQPLYPVKGYSLTYTLSDDVIGPRSSVMDEDSKLMFTRLGNRLRVGGVAELTGFDTKLAEGQVAAIRGHAETLFPTIKCASEPEPWAGLRPMTPDGRARTGAVRGFEGLWVNLGHGSNGWTQAAGAGQLLADLMSGRPSAIDAAPYRPN
- a CDS encoding BCCT family transporter, with protein sequence MAASRVLLAVSVVTILGIGVWGVLSPQTMVSFASALVSRYFESRGWFLMLSVSGMLALCLVVAISPYGNIRLGADDDRPEFSTPAWIAMLFSAGMGVGLLFWAVAEPITHFSFASTVLPEPLAAEQALLSTNFHWGIHAWAIYGATALTIAYFTFRRGTPMLVSSPVVSLFPKERWARWVGNLADFMAIVAIAIGVGGSIAMGVFQVADGIDVLLSFGGTATWLIWLIFALMVASYTPALLVDLGDGMSKLSNIAMGIAILLVCFVVIFGPTQYLLNSILSSFGDYLFSALPRGFQTLSFYGDEIERWFQDWTLTYMVWWIAWGPFVGVFIARISKGRTIREFVIGVLLAPTIFSVVWFGAFGGIGLFDALQGNGGLIAAAKENFGRVTFDLLERLPAPLLTTIATVIAAFLFIVTSVVSAAFVLATFSVGGDPDPSPKVRLIWGLLLGLVGAAMVLSGSIDAVKKLIALGALPFVFVSVLLCVCLVRALREETPKPAQERSTENAHAGR